The Argentina anserina chromosome 3, drPotAnse1.1, whole genome shotgun sequence genome includes a region encoding these proteins:
- the LOC126785830 gene encoding LOW QUALITY PROTEIN: ABC transporter B family member 9-like (The sequence of the model RefSeq protein was modified relative to this genomic sequence to represent the inferred CDS: inserted 3 bases in 2 codons), which produces MQLMYEEASQVANDAIGSIRTVASFCSEKKVMDAYEKKCEGPLKQGVRLGVVSGTDFGAAFVVLFFTNASIFYVGAHLVKSGHATFEQIFMVFFALTISAVGVSQSTGMAPDSTKAKDSVASIFQILDSKPKIDSSNDEGKTLPSITGEIDLEHVSFRYPTRPDVQIFRDICLKFPSGKVICLVGESGSARSTVISLXERFYDPDSGRVLLDGVEIHKFKLNWLRQQIGLVGQEPILFSESIRTNIAYGKQGNATEEEIIAATKASNANNFISSLPQGYDTSVGERGVQLSGGQKQRIAIARAILKDPKILLLDEATSALDAESERIVQDALDRVMVNRTTXVVAHRLTTIKGADIIALVKNGVIAVKGSHDFLMKITDGAYASLVALHASAS; this is translated from the exons ATGCAGCTTATGTATGAAGAAGCAAGTCAAGTGGCAAATGATGCAATTGGTAGCATCAGAACTGTTGCGTCATTTTGTTCTGAAAAGAAGGTAATGGATGCGTATGAGAAGAAGTGTGAAGGTCCACTGAAACAAGGAGTACGATTGGGAGTTGTAAGTGGTACAGACTTTGGCGCCGCATTTGTTGTACTGTTcttcacaaatgcatcaaTTTTCTATGTTGGAGCTCACCTGGTGAAAAGCGGGCACGCCACATTTGAACAAATTTTTATG GTGTTTTTTGCTCTAACAATTTCAGCAGTAGGAGTTTCACAATCTACTGGCATGGCTCCTGACTCCACCAAAGCCAAGGACTCAGTAGCTTCAATATTTCAGATTCTTGATAGCAAACCTAAAATCGATTCAAGTAACGATGAAGGCAAAACACTACCGAGCATTACTGGAGAAATCGACCTTGAACATGTCAGTTTTAGGTACCCAACAAGACCAGATGTGCAAATATTCAGAGACATTTGTTTGAAATTCCCATCTGGAAAGG TAATATGTTTGGTCGGAGAGAGCGGCAGTGCTAGATCAACAGTAATAAGCCT AGAGCGATTCTATGATCCGGATTCAGGTCGCGTACTATTAGATGGAGTTGAAATCCACAAGTTCAAGCTAAATTGGTTGAGACAACAAATTGGCTTGGTAGGTCAAGAACCTATTCTCTTTAGTGAATCAATTCGTACCAACATTGCCTATGGCAAGCAAGGAAATGCAACCGAAGAAGAGATCATAGCTGCAACAAAAGCATCAAATGCTAACAATTTCATATCTTCATTACCTCAAGGATATGACACCTCTGTGGGGGAGCGAGGTGTTCAATTATCAGGTGGACAAAAACAAAGAATAGCCATTGCCAGGGCTATACTGAAGGACCCCAAAATCCTTTTGCTTGATGAAGCTACTAGTGCACTAGACGCAGAGTCGGAAAGGATAGTACAAGATGCTTTGGATAGAGTTATGGTGAATAGAACAA GTGTTGTTGCTCACCGCTTGACTACGATAAAAGGGGCAGATATAATCGCTCTGGTGAAGAATGGTGTGATTGCAGTGAAGGGAAGCCATGATTTTCTAATGAAGATTACTGATGGAGCATATGCATCTTTGGTGGCACTTCACGCTAGCGCATCATGA